The genome window AgcagcccccccggggcagACTGAGAACTCTGGACACGTTCAAGAGTTCAGGCAACAGCCACGCATCCGTGTTCGGAGGCACCTGTGACAGCCCCGGCGTCCCCTGCGGGGGGACACACAGGGTGGCACGGCTGCAGGTGAACGAGGTGACACCAGTGACACCGGTGACACCGGTCCCCCGTGCCCGGGCTTGCCCCAGCCTCCGCATTCACAGTACCACTTACGCAACGAGGAAGGTGGCACCCAAATCATCGAGGGAGAGAGGCTCCGAAATGGGAGCAGGGACTTTCCGGCAGGATCCGCTTCCCACCTCCCGCGCGCTGCCCGCTCCCACGCCCCAGCCCGGAGCCTTCGGCAGTTCCTGCCCTTGTCAGAGGTAGTTTTGCAAGATGGGAAGAACCGGGAGGGAAGGAGCCTGCTCCGGGCACGGATCCCCCCCCCCTGCCTCCGGTAACTGAGCGCATGCGGCTGGCAAAGCCCCGACGCCGCACCCAGACCCACAGCCCCGCGGCGTTATCGGCACCTCCGGCAGCACCGAGCTGTtctggcggggggcggggggggggcagcacccaAAGCCCCCCCTGGCAAGGCACAGGCTggccccagctctcccccaTGTCCCTGGGGGAGGACGGAGCACAACAGCAGTGGCGTGACAAGGCACACCGGGGCACAGGGACGGTCCCGCCTGGCTCCCACCGTCCCCGCTACCTCGCCCGGAGGGATGGAGTGGCCCCTCGGCGCGCTCCCGGTTCCTCCCTGCAGGCTCTGGGCCCCCCCTGGGGCGCAGGATGGGGGTGTGGGGCTGTCAGTCCTGCTCGGGGTTCAGCATCAGGTGTTGCTCCCACTCTGCCTCCACCACCTTGTAGAGCTCCATGGTGGCCCGGGCGTCCTCCACCGAGCAGTGGCCGGTTTTCCCGACCTGTTGGGGACAGAGGCGCAGTCCATGTCACCCCTCCAATACTGGCTGAGTGGGGAAAAAGCCCCCCCAACATGCTGGAGGGGTCCGTCCCTCCCCCTGCGGGCTGGCTTCCAGggaaggggaaactgaggcacggggctgccctgccctccaggactggcagcagtggctggacTTGGGGCGCCCTGGCCTCAGGATTGCGTGTGACACCCCAATCTTTCCCGGAGGATGgacctccctgctcctgccccccaCAATGTAGCACAGGGGGATCCCCACGCTGCTCCCTGGCTCCTGGGGGAGCACGGGGAGCTGCCGGCTGAGTCCGCCAAGAGGGGGGGGAGGGACACCAAGATGGGGGAAGGAGGATTCAGCCGAGTTACCTGGATATCCTTGTGGAGCAGCTGCTTGGTGAGGCGCTTCAGGGAGATGGAGACGTTCTCAGGGAAGCCGCCCTTACGGTTCAGCAGGGGGATCCGGGACGTGTCCCGGGTGAGCGCCTTCGGGTGGAAGTACTTGAGCGCCTTGAAGTCGTTGGAGACGGCGTGGCCGACCACGATCTTCCCAGCGAGGATGCGCAGGATCTAAGGAGAGAGGGATGAAAttggggtgaggggggggggggaagacacCCAGCGGGCTGTTCCGTGTGGGGCAGGAGGTTTCAGCCCCACGGGGGATGTGGTGCTGCCCCACTGCcggtggggaggaggagactGGTGTGAAGAAGTGGGGAAGACGCCACGGGCACTCCTCACCCACCCAGATGAGCCCCTGTAGCGTGACAAACCCCCCTGAGACAAACTCCCCCACCCTGTGGCCCCCCACCCCAGaccacagcccccccagggacACACGGGGGGCACACCTCTCGCTGGGCCTTGCTGAAGGGGACGGCGTTGGCCATGTGGTGCCGGCGGATGCCGCTCCAGCGGGTGCGATAATCCACGATGGGGGCGACGGGACGGATGTACTGGTCGTACATGACGTCGCCGTTGTAGCCGACGATGCTGCAGCGCGCCAGGTCGCTGGTGCGCCCGCCAGGCCCTGTGCCCACCATCTCACAGTCTATGGCCACCAGTttggggggctgcggggggaaggcaggggggCTTCGCTTGCTCTTCGCCGTCCCACGGGGCTTCGCCTTGATTTTCAAGGGAAGCCCTGTCCTGTTGGAGCTGGCGGAGCTATTCTGCGCGGCCGCACCGGGCCGGGTGACAGATGTGGCACCGTTGGCCTTGCGGCACGGCTTGGGCTGGGGGTTCCGTTTCTCCTGGTGTcccccggctgcccccagccccttccccctccGACCTGGCTTCTTCAGGGAGCCTCTCCCTGCTGGCGGCTGGACCACcggcagctgcttctgcttcagcaCACCCCGCTGCTCCAgcacccgccgccgccgcaggaACTGCCGGTGCTTGGGGTTACCGGGCTCCTTCCTGCCGGGGCGCTCACAGGGGGTAAAGTCCACGTTGAGGAGCAAATCCGTCATCGTGGGAGCGGGGGTGGCGGGAGGGCGacccccgccccggggctcCCAGCCGGCCAGGCCAGTCCTGCCTGCAGCGGGGAGAGGTGGCTCAGCACCGGGGGCCTGGCACCAGGCCCTCCCCAGCACCGGGGGTGCCGGCACTGGGACCTCCCCTCAGCACCGGGGGTCCTggcaccgccccccccccccctccctcagTACCGGGGAATCTGGCACTGGGCCCCCTCCCTCAGCACCCGGGGCCCTGGCACCGGGGCCCACCCCGTACCGGGTGCTCCCTGCTCAGCACTAGGGGCCCCTCCCGCAGCACCCGGGGCCTTGGCACCGGGGCCCCTCCGGAACCGGGgaaccccccctccccctcagCACCGGGGGTCCTGGTACCGGGGACCGCCCGGCACTGGGAGATGCCCCTCACCTCAGCACCGGGGTCGCCCTAAGCAACAAGCGCCCCCTTCCTCAGCCCTGGCCCTGACGCCGATCACCcacctccccccgccccccctccccccctccgAGCCCCGGAAGCGGAAGTTGCCCCCGCGGGGGAGCGGCGCGTGGCCGGCGCGGTGCGGCCGCGCACGGCAGTGACGTAAAACGGCTGCGGCCGGGCGCTGTAGTGACGCAATAAGGCTGCGCCGCCGCCCGCACGCtcgcgcgccccccccccccgggagtGCGCATGCGCAGCGCCGCGGCGGGAACGGGGGGTGAGTGGCGCGTGGGGCCGCTCTGGCCCGCCGGCGGGCGCCTCTATGGCCTGGGCGGCCTGACGTCACGGGTGACGTCATGGCCCGGCCCTGCGTCATAGCTGGTCGGCGCTGGGCAGCGAGGGGCAGGCGGGTGCGTTGCCGGAGGTGCCGGGTGGCGTCACGGCCCGGGGGAGGCGCCGCGCTGGGTGACGTCACGGCGTGGTACCGTCGTGGCGTGATGACGTCACGGTGGCGGGAAGGCAAATTACAGCCCTGCGCGATGCCGTGGCCTGGTGACGTCGTGGCCATGGGAGGGGGGCGGAGCTGTGCTTCTGGGTGATGACGTGACCCAGTGATGTCGTGGGTGATGTCATAGCCGGGTGACGTCATGGCCGTGGGAGGGGCAAACCCGTTCTGGCGTGATGTCACAGCCTGCTGATGTCAGAGACGGTAAGGCCTGCTGCCGTGACACAGGTCACAGCTGGAGGGGGGTGGCTTCATGGGGTGACACCAGAGCCCCAGGGGGACACACTTTAGTGTGACATCAGAGCTCCAGGGGACACACTCTGGTGTGACACCAGAGCCCCAGGGTGACACCAGAGCCCCAGGGGACACACCCCAGGGTGACATCAGAGCCCAAGGGGGACACCAGAGCTCCAGGGGACACACCCCAGGGTGACACAGTCTGGTGTGACATCAGGGCCCCAGGGTGACATCAGAGCCCCAGGGGGACACTCCCCATGCTGACATCACAGCACCACAGGCCACACCCTGCGATGACATCAGAGTCCCAGAGGTCACGCCCTGTGGTGACATCAcggccccagcactgaggacACGAtggccgccccctcccccagcctgcagcgggAGCAGCAGCATGCGGCCGACATCATCCGCCTCCTGACGCTCTACCGGCCACTGCTCGACGCTTACGTCATCGTGAGTGTCCCCACgcgccccccccttcccccctcgCCGTGTCCCCCCCACtgacccccccctccccacaggaCTTCTTTGTCGAGGGGCTGTGGGCGCAGCTCCCCCCGCCCTGGCAGGCCGCCCTGGccaccgcagccccccagcagctaGCTGGGCTcctggggggccggggggggccgggggctaCCTGGCCCCTCTCCCTGCTAGCCttcgccgccgccgcccgcgccctcGCCTTCCCCCGCGGCcagtcgggggggggggctccccgcgccccccctGCCAGAGCGCCCGCCTGCACCCCCTGCTCCGCCGCCACGTCAAGCCCAAGAAGCAGCACGAGATCCGGCGCCTGGGGAAGGTGGGTGGccgtgtgtgtccccccccccatgcgacccccccccccgcagacCCCCCAAcagcccccctctccccacagctcctgcagcgGCTGAGCCAGGCCACCAGCTGCGACCGTGTGGTGGATGTCGGAGCGGGGCAGGTAGGAGCAGGGCGTGacggggggtgtgggggggccATGGGGGAATGTGTCGTCCCCCCCAAGCTGAGCGcctgtgtccctgtccccccgtcccctcccccTCCGCCAGGGCCACCTCTCCCGGTTCCTGGCCTTCGGCCTCGGCTTATCCGTCACCGCGGTGGAGGGTGACGGCCGCCTGGCCGGGATGGCGGAGCGCTTCGACCGTGAGCTGCTGCGGGagctggggaaaaggggggTGCTGGGAAACGAGGgccccccccagtgctg of Falco rusticolus isolate bFalRus1 chromosome 19, bFalRus1.pri, whole genome shotgun sequence contains these proteins:
- the ISG20L2 gene encoding interferon-stimulated 20 kDa exonuclease-like 2, with product MTDLLLNVDFTPCERPGRKEPGNPKHRQFLRRRRVLEQRGVLKQKQLPVVQPPAGRGSLKKPGRRGKGLGAAGGHQEKRNPQPKPCRKANGATSVTRPGAAAQNSSASSNRTGLPLKIKAKPRGTAKSKRSPPAFPPQPPKLVAIDCEMVGTGPGGRTSDLARCSIVGYNGDVMYDQYIRPVAPIVDYRTRWSGIRRHHMANAVPFSKAQREILRILAGKIVVGHAVSNDFKALKYFHPKALTRDTSRIPLLNRKGGFPENVSISLKRLTKQLLHKDIQVGKTGHCSVEDARATMELYKVVEAEWEQHLMLNPEQD